In the genome of Pungitius pungitius chromosome 5, fPunPun2.1, whole genome shotgun sequence, the window CTGTGGGGAGGAAGCAATTCGGTCCTTTATAAATTCTAAAGTAAAATCAGTGACATTggaatttttcattttgttaatgTGAAAGGCAAAGTAATTCAAAGCAAgcaatttgaaatatttgtttttggtGGAGGTTCCCGGAACATTTTCAGATGACTCTTCTGGAAAGTTTTAGCCAGGAGGGGCGCTTCTTGTGGATGTGTGCGGTCTGTGGACATTCGCTTTCACTGGCTGGTCAGGACGGACTCGTACTTTGAACTGGGCCAAGTTTCTCGCCATGTGTGCCTCTCCATTGTTAACGGGCAGCAGCTCCCTCTGCAGGGGGCCTGTAGCTGTTCAATGGGACGTCCTGCACTGCGAGCTACTCTCACCAGAGGATCAGAGCACAACCTTCTGCCCGCCTCAGTATTTTGGTCTCAGTTACTACTTTCATTTACAACAAGGTTACAGAGGATACTGCATGGTgagttttctaaaaaaaagagtttcacTTATTTCTTGTTGTCTTCATTTAATTTGCCTCAAAGCTAAGTTTTCACCTTTTATTCTGTTATCTTTTAACATTCTTCCTCACTCTCAGTATTTAGAGTTTACCTGGCAAGATGAGACTGACTTTTGGGATTTTGCCCATCAAGGAGAACACGTGTGCTTCTCTGTCTAGTGTCACAGTTGTACTGTGTCTTATCAACCTCCTCCTAATGGCCCTCATATGCCGTAAGAACCACCACCACAATTCCCGATTGGACCACACAAAATACCCCACTCCCCCCGGCCCCACGCCGTGGCCCCTTGTCGGCAATCTGCTCCAGATGGGCGACCAGATTCACCTTTCTCTAACCCGCTTGAGGCTCCAGTACGGCGATGTTTTCAAGGTATGCACAGTAGAACGTTTTTGAAATGTTGCGGTCGGACAGAtgattgagatttttttttttacttgtgtcATTGGTTCCCGTCCTTCACTCTAGATGCGTCTGGGCTCTTTAACCGTCGTCGTCCTGAGCGGACACAACACCATCAGACAGGCGTTGGTTCGGCAGGGAGAAGCTTTCGCCGGGCGACCCGATCTCTTCACTTTTTCTGCCGTCGCCAACGGGACAAGCATGACATTCAGTGAGAAGTATGGACCGGCCTGGATGCTCCACAAGAAGCTCTGCAAGAATGCCCTCAGGTCCTTCTCCCAGGCGGAGCCCAGAGAGTCTGGTGCCACCTGCCTGCTGGAGGAGCATGTCTGTGCTGAGGCCGCTGAGATGGTGGAGGTGATGTTGGAacaagctgctgctgagagGCAAACGGGCCACAAAGTGATGGGCATAGATCCGGTGATGCCCCTGGTAACCTCGGTGGCAAATGTCGTCTGTGCCCTCTGTTTTGGCAAAAGGTACGACTACAACGATAAGGAGTTCCTCACTATAGTACACATCAACAACGAGGTCCTGAGGATCTTCGCGGCGGGAAACATGGCtgatttttttcctgtgtttcgTTACTTTCTGAGTCCATCTCTGAGGAAGATGGTCCAGCACATCCAGAGGATGAACGGATTCATGGAGCGCAGCATCGAGGAACACTTAAACACCTTTGATAAGGTAAGATGGCTGGCTCATAAAAAACACATATCGAAAGGAAATTGCAGAATTACACGG includes:
- the LOC119225620 gene encoding cytochrome P450 1A1 isoform X1, with the translated sequence MRLTFGILPIKENTCASLSSVTVVLCLINLLLMALICRKNHHHNSRLDHTKYPTPPGPTPWPLVGNLLQMGDQIHLSLTRLRLQYGDVFKMRLGSLTVVVLSGHNTIRQALVRQGEAFAGRPDLFTFSAVANGTSMTFSEKYGPAWMLHKKLCKNALRSFSQAEPRESGATCLLEEHVCAEAAEMVEVMLEQAAAERQTGHKVMGIDPVMPLVTSVANVVCALCFGKRYDYNDKEFLTIVHINNEVLRIFAAGNMADFFPVFRYFLSPSLRKMVQHIQRMNGFMERSIEEHLNTFDKNCIRDITDALIALCEEREENKDTSLLSKSQIIHTVIDIFGAGFDTIIAGLQWSLLYLIKYLDIQDKIHQEIDDHIGSARLPMFSDKPKMPFTEAFIYEVFRHASYVPFTIPHCTTRNITLNGYFIPKDTCVFINQYQVNHDVDLWGDPDRFRPARFLGSLGLLNKDLTEKVLIFGMGKRRCLGDGLARLEMFVFLTTLLHGVRIENVPGQQLDLSTDFGLTMKPRPYRITISSRF
- the LOC119225620 gene encoding cytochrome P450 1A1 isoform X2; this translates as MALICRKNHHHNSRLDHTKYPTPPGPTPWPLVGNLLQMGDQIHLSLTRLRLQYGDVFKMRLGSLTVVVLSGHNTIRQALVRQGEAFAGRPDLFTFSAVANGTSMTFSEKYGPAWMLHKKLCKNALRSFSQAEPRESGATCLLEEHVCAEAAEMVEVMLEQAAAERQTGHKVMGIDPVMPLVTSVANVVCALCFGKRYDYNDKEFLTIVHINNEVLRIFAAGNMADFFPVFRYFLSPSLRKMVQHIQRMNGFMERSIEEHLNTFDKNCIRDITDALIALCEEREENKDTSLLSKSQIIHTVIDIFGAGFDTIIAGLQWSLLYLIKYLDIQDKIHQEIDDHIGSARLPMFSDKPKMPFTEAFIYEVFRHASYVPFTIPHCTTRNITLNGYFIPKDTCVFINQYQVNHDVDLWGDPDRFRPARFLGSLGLLNKDLTEKVLIFGMGKRRCLGDGLARLEMFVFLTTLLHGVRIENVPGQQLDLSTDFGLTMKPRPYRITISSRF